The sequence aggtaagagattgaagtacAGGACCTCGATGTTAGCATTCTCTGAGATACTCCCAGTCCCACATTCCTGGGAATGCTCAGAcatggattggcatctccaagttcattgctggcttaagggcttcttgattgggcacttactgagaacagtcttttctcaggaagctgaccaactgcttcactaaaacctacttagAATCAGACAAGTATACAGCCATTATTCATAACTGATAATACAAAAATGATAGATGCATACAagtaggattaatagattcagtagatcataacctctacagagatatgttacatggcatatgtagcataaaacatattccagttatgtcatatatatacatacatatgcatatttccataaagccttatgggggcacCATCACATCACTTAAGCTTTTGGAACCCACATAACAGCTGGCCATGTAGTGGCTTTCGTCTGTAAACCCACTTCAAAATTAAATGGTCTTTTACGCTAGTAATGTGTCCCTAGCAAGACAAGTGCCACTCTGACACAGCTCATAGGTACAGTTGATCTTATGCTGCCACCTGATGAGGAGTAGCTGCTGGAGACCAGGAGCATTCAAAACGTCAGCCCGGAGTTCTTCATCCCCCACATGTTGCTTCCATCCACTGGTCTATAGATCTGCAGCTTTGTAGCAAGCCTGCTGCCACGACATCCCCACAAAGGCTGTGGAAGGGAACATGGCAACAGCTGCTGCTGTACATGAGCACACatcttttaggtttcagagtagcagccatgttagtctgtatcagcaaaaagaacaggaggacttgtggcaccttagagactaacaaatttattagagcacaagctttcgtgggctacagcccacttcatcagatgcatagaatggaacatatggtaagaagaaatatatatacatacagataagttggaagttgccagaCTGTGAGAGGGTAattacttaagatgagctattagcaggaggaaaaaaaaaaaaacttttgttgtgataatcaagatggcacatttagacagttgacaagaaggtgtgtggatacttaactttagggaaatagattcaatacgtgtaatgatccagccactcccagtctctattcaaacccaagttaatggtatctagtttgcgtATTAATGCAAGCAAAACTCCCCTTGGAGTATGAACTGTGTAAAGACCTCAGGAGCCAGTTGTGTGTTAATGTAGATGCACTGTTACTTCCTCCTCTTGCACTTCAGTGTTCTGATTGCTCTTACTTGAATTTTATCCCCTGGAAAGCAAGGTGCTAGGGCTCCTCAGTGGAATAATTATATGAAATTTTCAACATGGTCAAGACATATTTGCTCCTAACTTCGTCATAGAAGTCTGCTAAACTGATAtgcctgaaactttcaaaaaacaatTCAGCCCAAAGCAGATACCCAGCCTGGGAAATCTTGAAGTTTGGCAAACTTTATCATCATCCATCATCATCATTCCCATAACCTCATTGTTTGTtggggcaccatcactgatgaGCAATCTATAAATTGTCTCCAGGCCTGATGATCCTGTGTAAGTATTTGAGTCTCTGCAATGTCCACTCCTGTCAACTCTTTTCTGTTGTCAATCCATCACTTCTTCTGTCTatctctttttctcttcccctttacTGTCTCTTGAGGAcgatcttggataggccagatgatcttgttacatgaTCGTACCACTTGAGCTTGTGTTTCTTCATGGGcatcaggaggtcttcatatgacccagaGCACTAAATAATGAGGTtgcggacctcttcattagtgacgtGGTCGAAGTAGGAGATGTCTAGGATTTTATGGaagtatctcatctctactacctgtattttccattcaagttctgCCATAAGGGTCCATGTCTTGCACacaacagaaaaatggagatgaccagtGCATGCAGCTGTTTCAatttggattccagggagatgttccTGTTCCTCCAAATTGGCCTTAGTTTTGCTACTGCTGCTGTTGTTTGCACAGTTCTTGCCAGAATTTCTGCCTTTAATCCTTCATCAGTGATAATTGCTCCCAAACACTTGAACTGTTTCACtctctccagctcttgtccaTTGACAGTGATATATGAACTCATCCTGTCAcgtttgtttgtcatcagcttggtttcCTCggcactgatttccatgccatattttgcGGAGGTTTCATCCAATCATTTGATaaggttggcaagttcatcttTGCTACTCTTGGGATGGTGCCAAATTGGTGTGGCTATACTGAATGAATGACGTGAGCATAACTTGAAATGACTTCAACATGGCTGGACGGCTGCAGAGGATCCTGGGAGCAGGTCCCCTTTAAGCAGAAGTGAATTTGATGAAGAACTGGCTAAACCCGCATGTGTGATCAATGTTCAACCTATTGTCGGTAAGTATAGGTGCAAGCAAAAGTAAATATCACATGTCTAAAGTTCCGGCATGGAGCACAGACTGACCCGGTTATAATGACCTTGCAGCAGAATGTCATGCAGAGAGCCAGAGTGAATGATTGGTCAGTGAGTGAACAAGGGGTGATCTTTACCACTTTCTCTGTGTGCCAAGCTGCACTCCATGGGGCCAGCAGAGGAACTACTTGTGTATCTCTGTGAAAAAATGGCTTATTTAGGGGAATGTATATCTCTTAACGTATAGCTTTGTCTAACATAGGAGTTACGTGCTTGATATAATGCACCACCGCTTGAGTAATTCCTTCTCAATAAAATACTGTGTATTGCAGATAATTCTTGTGGATGTTTTCACTGGTAGGACAGTAATCCTCTCCACTGGGAGCCATTAAAGACCCATGTGAGGGGTTGTAGCACCCTCTAGTGTTAATATTTGGTAGCAGAGGACAGTTTACTGTCATGTCTATGTGAATAGGTCGTTAAACTGAATCAGTACTGTCTCTGGACTGCTTGCTCAATAAgagcttgtgtcataaatataaagggaagggtaaacacttttaaaatccctcctggccagaggaaaaaccctttcacctgtaaagggttaagaaactaggataacctcgctggcacctgaccaaaatgaccaatgaggagacaagatactttcaaaagctggggggagggagaaacaaagcctctctctctgtctgttgatgcttttgctggggacagaacaggaatggagtcttagaacttagtaagtaagctagctagagATGCgctagattctgtttgtttaaatggctgagaaaataagctgtgctgaatggaatgtagattcctgtttttgtgtctttttgtaactcaaggttttgcctagagggattctctgtgttttgaatctaattaccctgtaaggtgtttaccatcctgattttacggaggtgattctttttacttctattaaaattcttctttgaagaaactgaattctttttcattgttcttaagatccaacggtttgtgtctgtggtcacctatacaaattggtgaggatttttatcaaaccttccccggGAAGGGGGGTGTaacatttgggaggattttggggggaaagacgtttccaaacggactctttcctagtAATACCAGTTAGACGTTTGGTGatggcagtgaaagtccaagggcaaaaggtaataTAGTTTGTACCtcgaggaagttttaacctaagctggtaaaagtaagcttaggggggtctttcatgcaggtccccacatctgtaccctagagttaagagtggggaaggaaccttgacagcttggTATCATGGATCACTGGTGCTGACCAACTAATTTAAATATTGGTCTGAAACAATTTTGACTTATTATTGACAAATTGGGGTTCGCAAATGCAGACAGTGAGGGGTCATCATACTGGGGCTGAAGGGGATGCCCCAAAATCCCCGGTTATGATTGAGGGGTGTTTACTGACACAGCCATGTGAAGATCTTGGCTCTCATCACTGGCTGCCAAATGCTGTTCCTGTCCTGTTTGGGGAAGGGTGCTTGAATGCAATGGTATTAAAATATCAGACTTGTGGCACTCCCACTCCTAACAAGGAACAAATGACAAATGCTGCTGTTTGGATTATGTATCAGGCTGTGAATAAGTTTGCAGAGGAGCATGAGATCTGGAAAGATGAAAAGGAAAATTTGAAACAGGAGCTGGAGAAGCTGAGGTTGCAAAATGGGGGGATAAaaagagattttcaaaaagagatTCCCAGATCCCCTTCCCCCATCAGCCCCATGCTAATATCCATTCTAAACCCTCCACCCTGTACTCCCATAACCTCCACCCCAGGACGCTAGGGTCCCACACCAATAACTCTCCCCTCCCAGTTTTCAGATggaaagtccagtcgaaaaggggaTCTGGCAGTGTCAAGTTAcagcagagtgggggaggggggcacactgTCATTAACTCACATCAGCCCCTGCTCAATTGGGGCTGCCTCCTACAAGCAGGAAGGATCCTCATCAGGCTTCTGAAACTCCCGTTCCAGCCCCGGCACATATAGGATGCAGCTGGGGTAGAGAGGGGGATGGAGATGATCCAGCAAGTAATAGGGATAGTGGAGGAGACGAGTGAGTGAcaagggcagggccatgggggaagaggtggaggaaaGTGCATGTCCTCAATTGTCTAGTTACCAGCAATAAGAAATGTGGCAACCCTGTGAGTTGTACATAGATGGATTTCCCAGATTGTCAGGTTGATACAGCACTGTAAGGTAAAGAAAGGATGTAATGTCTCTTTGGCCTCCTTGTCAGTGATTCAGGGAAGGCAGCACAGCGCATTGTCACCAGCCAGATTTCCACGGAGCTTGGTCTGAGAGTCAGAGCACCAGAAGAAAACTTTATTCCATATGAGTAATGTACCAGAGTAACCTGTCCCAGATCTGTTTGGTCCTCACCCCatagatgatggggtttagcatGGAGGGCAGTAGAACGTACATGTTGGCCATGAGAATGTGGAAATGTGGGGGCACATTGTGACCAAACCGGTgtgtgaggaaggagaagagagctggGATATAAAATGCTAAAATGACACAGAGGTGGGAGCCACAGGTCCCAAAAGTCTTGAGCCGGGCGTCTTTTGTGGagaggctgaagatggccctgaggatctggaTATAGGACACAGCAATAAAAGACACATCCAGACCAGTCCTCAACAATGCCACAGAGAGACCGTAGTAACTACTGATGCGTATGTCAGCGCAGGCCAGCTTCACCACGGCTATGTGCTCGCAGTACGTGTGGGAGATGATGTTGGTTCTACAATATGGCCACCGCCTTGCCAGGAAAGGATAGGGCAGTGCAAGAATGCTGCCACGCAGCACTACGGCCAGGCCGATCTTGGCCACAAAGCGGTTGGTCAGAGTGGTGGAATGCCTCAGGGGATGGCAGATGGCCACGTAACGATCCAAAGCCATGGCCACGACGATTCCAGACTCCATCACTATACAGCAGTGAAtgaagtagagctgggtgagGCACAAACTAAAATCTatctccctggaattgaaccagaagatgctcagcattttgggcaCGGTGGATGTAGACAGGACCAGGTTGGTGacggccagcatgcagaggaaatagtacatgggctcATGGAGCCTCGGCTCTGTCGTCACGATAAAtaggatggtgaagttccccaagatggctatgatgtacatggtgcagaaggggatggagatccagacgtgggctgcctccaggccaggaatgcccagcaggatgaaggtggaggggttggagaagtcggttgtgttggaatctgacatggagtaggAGAGAAGTTCTCCAACTTTGAGGCAGAACGGTGTCACCTGCACGTTCTGTAAATTGCCTCGACttgctgtgtctgtgcagcatctAGGGTGGTGGTCACATGAGAAATGCCTGGATGGAGAGACAATGCCATTATGAGACAATACATGCACAACTGGAGGCTGTTCTCgcgggttgtcataaatataaagggaaggataaaccccttttaaaatccctcctggccagaggaaaaaccccttcacctgtaaagggttaagaagctaaaggtaacctcgctggcacctgaccaaaatgaccaatgaggagacaagatactttcaaaagctgggaggagggagagaaacaaagggtctgtgtctgtcggtacgctgcttttgctggggatagaacaggaatggagtcttagaacttttagtaagtaatctagctaagtatgtgttagattatgatttctttaaatggctgagaaaggaactgtgctggatagaatgactatttctgtctgtgtgtcttttttgtaacttaaggttttgcctagagggattctctgtgttttgaatctaattcccctgtaaggtatctacaatcctgatttttacagaggtgattcctttccttctatttacttctatttctattaaaagtcttcttgtaagaaaactgaatgctttttcattgttctcagatccaagggtttgggtctgtggtcacctatgcaaattggtgaggatttttaccaaacctttcccaggaagtggggtgcaaggggtgggaggattttgggggggggaaagacatgtccaaactacgtttcccagtaaacccagttagagtttggtggtggcagtggatattccaaggacaaaggataaaattaatttgtaccttggggaagttttaacctaagctggtaaaagtaagcttaggaggttttcatgcaggtccccacatctgtaccctagagttcagagtggggaaggaaccttgacacgggTGTATCAAATTGATCACTTTTCACACACTggaaaatgacattttctttATTAGCTAAACAAATTCTGAATAACTGACCCTAATAATGAAATTCCATACTTGACGGTGCTCCATGGGTCAATAATTCCTACACATCATGATGTGGGAAACCTTAATAGGCACCAGGAGGAAACATGTGTGTGGATAGTGGTTTTCCATCATCGTTCCTTATTTCAATGAAAGCCAAGCTAATGAGCCCATGCTGTAGGGAGTTCCCCATTCACCTGGTTACTCAATCTCAGAgtggaaaaaaatctgaactttGGCTAAGacatgtgtcagggttccctccccagtctgaactctagggtatagatgtggggaccagcatgaaagaccccctgagcttatttctaccagcttagggtaaaaggTCCCTAAGGCACAAAGTCTTttcccttggattaggtaaaatgctgccaccaccaagtgatttcaCAAAccatcagggaaaggaccacttggagttcctatttccccaaaatatcccctgaATCCCTTagaccccatttcctggggaggcttgagaataaacagtATGAGCCCAGatcagccttggatttttaacaccCATAAACccaaatcagattcttaaaaaacagaactttattagaagaacaaaaaaagataagagaacaactctgtgagatcagaatggaagataatctcacagacagtcagattcaaaacatagagaatccctctaggcaaaaccttaagtaacaaaaagacacaaaaacaggaatacacattccctccagcacagtgaatttcacaagccaaaacaaagacaaacctaacacattttctcgctagattacttactaactttacaggagttcgAGGGCGTACATCCTTGATTCTGTTACCAgtaaaggtatcacacagacaaaaGTGTTTTCCCCcagtccagatttgaaagtatcttgtcccctcattggtcattttgggtcaggtgccagccaggttacctgagcttcttaaccctttacaggtaaaatgactttgcctctggccaggagggattttatagcactgtatacagaaaggtggttacccttccctttatatttatgacaacatgtgCCAGGCAGCAACATCCCAGCTAGAACACATCTCAGGGAAAATATCTGGATGACATTGATAGCAGCTCCTCATTTGCAGAAGTAGCCAAACAAAGACAATGATTGGATGCCTAAGGAATGGGATGCAGAATAACCTGCTGTGGAAATGTGCTCAGTTTTGCTCACCCAGTCCCTATAAAGGATATAGTGGAcagaaagggggtttcaaagacaGGCTATGAGAATGGGGGAGACTGCCATACGCAGACAGAATGAAAAGTGTGGGACTGTTgagtttagagaagagacaaagaagGAGGCATATgatagaggagaggaaaaggaagaatgAACTGATTACACTCAAATTGACAAACAAAGAACAGTTCCCAGCCAGTTATAACTATAAGTATTTAGTGCTTCAAAGAGGAAATTCCCCAAAGCTGAGGCAAAATAACAGAAAAACTCATTGGAAGGaaaaatttagacagaaaaatgGGAATGAATATTGAGAGTTCTTTAAGAAAAGGTTACTAGATACCTaaaaagccacaattccacaGTCAAGAAAGCAGTGAACTTTGGAGAAAAACCCGGTTCAGTGGAAAGTGAAGGCTGCCATTATGCGGGAAAACAGAAATATACCACAAActgggaaaaggaaaaatataaaataacaatAGAATTTGGAAGCTACGAAAATTGAGAAAGGACActaaagacatcagggaaaaatccatgCTTGGAAGGGCTAAGGATAACAAAAAGGTGGTTATTAAGTATATTAAGAAGAAAAGAATTCCTAGAAAAGATTTACACCCATTCCCAGAGGTAGAAAGGAAACTTGTTAATAGTACAGAAAAAGTGGATGTGTTCAAGAAATACTTTTGTTCTGCAGTGGGAAAGAAGCAGTATATCACATGAGCCGATGAAAAACTTTACAGTCCATTAGCTGTCAAGGAGGGGGTTAAACAGCATCGACGGTCGAACCTTAGAGTTACGAACGCCAGAGTTAGAAACTGATAGATCAACCACACATCCGATTCAGAACCAGATGTATGCAATCAGGCAGTTGCTAAGGGATAGATCAGCCACACGTCTCATTCGGATCCAGAAGTacacaggcaggcagcagcagagcaaaaCACCAAAGCAAATTCCTGACCGTTCTCTGTTAACAGTaagctattaaaaaaatggaaaagtttaaaaattttTCACAAGGTGAGGAAACAATGGAGAAGCTGGTATGTGATTCATTACAAAAAAGTCTAGGAATATAATTATTGTCAATCAACAACATGGATTTTGGTAAATAGGTTTTGTCAAACAAACCCAATTTCATTCTTTAATGAGAGTATTTGTTTAGTTGATCAAGGGTATCTGAGGCATTTCGTTTCATGGGGAAAACATTCAGATAAAAATGAACACTTTACTATATCAGTAAAGCATACTTTAAATGGACTATActctggctaactgacagatctcagaaAGCAGATGTCAACTGGCCAGTGCCAGCGAATGGGAGTGCTCAGATTGGTGTTCTGCCGGGATTAGTTCTAGGCCTGAAGCTATTCAATATTCATCCAGTTTGAcccctactgaagtcaggcttaaatgcctgtaattgccgggatcacctctggagccctttttaaaaataggtgtcacattagctatccttcagtcatctggtacagaagctgatttaaatgatcggTTACAGACTACAATTAATACTTCTACAAGTTCACATTTGAGCTcattcagaactcctgggtgaatcccatctggtcctgctgacttattgccatttaatttatcaatttgttcccaaacctcctctaataatacctcaatctggggcagttcctcagacctgtcacctaaaaagaatggctcaggtttgggaatctccctcacaaaCTCAGCCaggaagactgatgcaaagaaatcatttagtttctccgcaatggccttatcgtccttgagtgctcctttagcatctcgatcgtccagtggccccactggttgtttagcaagcttccCGCTTCTGATCTTACTTaacaatttttttgctattacttttgagtctttggctaactgttcctcagatTCCTTTTTGGCCtcattaaatgtatttttacacttcatttgccagagtttatgctcctttataCTTACCTCATTAGGAtctaacttccactttttaaaggatgcctttttgcctctcactgcttcttttactttgttgtttagccaaggtggctcttttttggttcttttataatgttttttttaatttggggtatacattcaagttgagcctctattatggtgtctttaagaagtttccatgcagcttgcagagatttcacttttagcattgtaccctttaatttctgtttaactaagctcctcatttttgtgtagttcccctttctgaaattaaatgatacagtgttgggctgctgtggtgtttttccttcCACAgagttatttaatttaattatattatggtcactaccACCAGGTGGtctagctatattcacctcttggatgagatcctgtgctccactta is a genomic window of Natator depressus isolate rNatDep1 chromosome 1, rNatDep2.hap1, whole genome shotgun sequence containing:
- the LOC141997799 gene encoding olfactory receptor 52E2-like, whose translation is MSDSNTTDFSNPSTFILLGIPGLEAAHVWISIPFCTMYIIAILGNFTILFIVTTEPRLHEPMYYFLCMLAVTNLVLSTSTVPKMLSIFWFNSREIDFSLCLTQLYFIHCCIVMESGIVVAMALDRYVAICHPLRHSTTLTNRFVAKIGLAVVLRGSILALPYPFLARRWPYCRTNIISHTYCEHIAVVKLACADIRISSYYGLSVALLRTGLDVSFIAVSYIQILRAIFSLSTKDARLKTFGTCGSHLCVILAFYIPALFSFLTHRFGHNVPPHFHILMANMYVLLPSMLNPIIYGVRTKQIWDRLLWYITHME